In the genome of Falsirhodobacter halotolerans, the window AGCACGTTCGACAGGGCGACATCGCCCAAGGTGAACCACAGCCCGGTGAACGGCCCCGCGCCCGCAAAGGCCGATACCAGCCCCGACACCAGCGCAAGGATCATCCCCCACATGCCAAGCGTGCGCGGATCGACCCGCAGCGCCGCCCGCGCGGCCGACACCCCGGCGGAAAAGCCATACAGCACCAGCCCCGCCGCCCCAATGAGGCCGCCGATGAACCCGCCC includes:
- a CDS encoding MnhB domain-containing protein; the protein is MNSLILTVGTRFLTALFLLFSVYVLLRGHNSPGGGFIGGLIGAAGLVLYGFSAGVSAARAALRVDPRTLGMWGMILALVSGLVSAFAGAGPFTGLWFTLGDVALSNVLFFDIGVYMAVFGAILTLVFALEEAG